The following proteins are co-located in the Gemmatimonadota bacterium genome:
- a CDS encoding IS66 family insertion sequence element accessory protein TnpB, with the protein MIPVPSGARVWLATGVTDMRRGMNTLALQV; encoded by the coding sequence ATGATCCCGGTTCCGAGCGGCGCGCGGGTGTGGCTTGCGACCGGCGTGACGGACATGCGGCGCGGGATGAACACGCTGGCGCTGCAGGTCC
- a CDS encoding transposase: protein MRMSDAGEQSSSEGRVRRRRRRWSEARKRRIVAESYQPGVSVSVVARRHDVNANLVFTWRRQYRDLARMAGGFVPVVVSSTEGAEPATLSPAPGDIEPSSSGRIEIALADGSRVTVDREVDAAALSRVLKVLERR, encoded by the coding sequence ATGCGGATGTCGGACGCAGGGGAGCAGTCGAGTAGCGAGGGTCGCGTTCGTCGTCGTCGCCGTCGCTGGAGCGAGGCGCGCAAGCGCCGGATCGTTGCGGAGAGCTACCAGCCCGGGGTCTCGGTGTCGGTCGTGGCACGCCGGCATGACGTGAACGCGAACCTGGTCTTCACCTGGCGCCGCCAGTATCGGGATCTGGCGCGCATGGCGGGCGGCTTCGTCCCGGTGGTCGTCTCGTCGACGGAGGGGGCGGAGCCGGCGACGCTGTCGCCGGCGCCGGGGGATATCGAGCCGTCTTCCTCCGGGCGGATCGAGATTGCGCTGGCGGACGGCTCGCGCGTGACGGTCGACCGGGAAGTTGATGCGGCGGCGCTGTCACGGGTTCTCAAGGTTCTGGAGCGGCGATGA